A single genomic interval of Ramlibacter sp. harbors:
- the msrB gene encoding peptide-methionine (R)-S-oxide reductase MsrB has protein sequence MPPKIQKSDDEWKALLASKGAEPMAFDVTRHEATERAFTGKWADNKAQGVYACICCGKPLFDSATKFDSGTGWPSYFQPLTPDAVETKTDRMLWMKRTEVHCADCGAHLGHVFEDGPAPTGLRYCMNSASLDFNPVDSSN, from the coding sequence ATGCCCCCCAAGATCCAGAAATCCGACGACGAATGGAAAGCCCTGCTGGCCAGCAAGGGCGCCGAGCCCATGGCCTTTGACGTGACCCGCCACGAAGCCACCGAGCGGGCCTTCACCGGCAAATGGGCCGACAACAAGGCCCAGGGCGTTTACGCCTGCATCTGCTGCGGCAAGCCGCTGTTTGATTCGGCCACGAAGTTCGACTCGGGCACCGGCTGGCCCAGCTATTTCCAGCCGCTGACGCCCGATGCCGTCGAAACCAAGACCGACCGCATGCTGTGGATGAAGCGCACCGAGGTGCACTGTGCCGACTGCGGTGCCCACCTGGGCCACGTGTTCGAGGACGGCCCTGCGCCCACCGGCCTGCGCTACTGCATGAACTCGGCCTCGCTAGACTTCAACCCCGTGGACTCCTCGAACTGA
- a CDS encoding YdiU family protein, with the protein MDQAIKTPARQLDLQLEWRNSFARLGPEFYTRLLPTPLPSPELVGLNRPLAAVLGLDSGLLASQQGVAAFTGNLALAGADPLASVYSGHQFGVWAGQLGDGRAILLGEALTALGPQEIQLKGSGLTPYSRMGDGRAVLRSSIREFLCSEAMHGLGIPTTRALCVTGSDAPVAREEMETAAVVTRVAPSFIRFGHFEHFAARDQLGPLKTLADHVIDQFYPECRDSDRLAGNPYAALLEAVSARTAAMVAQWQAVGFCHGVMNTDNMSILGLTIDYGPFQFLDGFDPGHICNHSDPGGRYAYNKQPNIAYWNLFCLGQALLPLIGEQDLALAALEPFKAAYPQAFEARMRAKLGLAEAREGDRGLIESILKLLAAGRVDYTIFWRRLSAHVAGGSAEPVRDLFADRAALDAWLLQYSERLKAAPPGLPGDLMLKTNPKYVLRNHLGEQAIRQAKLKDFSGVQTLLTLLQAPFDEHPAHEDHAGFPPDWAATIEISCSS; encoded by the coding sequence ATGGACCAAGCCATCAAAACGCCTGCCCGGCAACTGGATCTGCAACTGGAGTGGCGCAACAGCTTTGCCAGGCTGGGGCCGGAGTTCTACACCAGGCTGCTCCCGACTCCCCTGCCCTCGCCGGAGTTGGTGGGGCTCAACCGGCCGCTGGCCGCGGTGCTCGGGCTGGATTCCGGGCTGCTGGCCAGCCAGCAGGGCGTTGCGGCTTTCACGGGCAATCTGGCGCTGGCCGGCGCCGACCCGCTGGCCAGCGTCTACAGCGGCCACCAGTTCGGCGTCTGGGCCGGCCAGCTGGGCGACGGCCGCGCCATCCTGCTGGGCGAAGCGCTGACCGCGCTCGGCCCGCAGGAAATCCAGCTCAAGGGCAGCGGCCTCACGCCCTACTCCCGCATGGGCGACGGGCGCGCCGTGCTGCGGTCAAGCATCCGCGAATTCCTGTGCAGCGAGGCGATGCACGGGCTGGGCATTCCCACCACGCGGGCGCTGTGCGTGACGGGGTCCGACGCGCCCGTGGCCCGTGAGGAAATGGAAACAGCCGCCGTGGTCACGCGGGTGGCGCCCAGCTTCATCCGCTTCGGGCACTTTGAACACTTTGCCGCGCGCGACCAGCTGGGGCCGCTCAAGACCCTGGCCGACCATGTGATCGACCAGTTCTACCCCGAGTGCCGCGACAGCGACCGCCTGGCCGGCAACCCCTACGCGGCGCTGCTGGAGGCCGTGAGCGCGCGCACGGCGGCCATGGTGGCCCAGTGGCAGGCCGTGGGCTTTTGCCACGGCGTGATGAATACCGACAACATGAGCATCCTGGGCCTGACCATCGATTACGGGCCGTTCCAGTTCCTGGACGGCTTCGACCCCGGCCACATCTGCAACCACAGCGATCCGGGCGGCCGCTACGCCTACAACAAGCAACCCAACATCGCCTACTGGAACCTGTTCTGCCTGGGCCAGGCCCTGCTGCCCCTGATCGGCGAGCAGGACCTGGCGCTGGCCGCGCTCGAGCCCTTCAAGGCAGCCTATCCCCAGGCCTTCGAGGCCCGCATGCGGGCCAAGCTGGGCCTGGCCGAGGCGCGCGAGGGCGACCGGGGATTGATCGAGTCCATCCTCAAGCTGCTGGCGGCGGGGCGGGTGGACTACACCATCTTCTGGCGCCGCCTGAGCGCGCATGTGGCGGGCGGTTCGGCCGAGCCGGTGCGCGACCTGTTCGCGGACCGGGCGGCGCTGGACGCCTGGCTGCTACAGTATTCAGAGCGCCTGAAGGCTGCCCCGCCTGGACTCCCGGGCGATTTGATGCTCAAAACCAACCCCAAATACGTTTTGCGCAACCACCTGGGTGAGCAGGCCATCCGGCAGGCGAAACTAAAGGACTTTTCCGGCGTCCAAACCTTGCTCACGTTGCTGCAGGCCCCATTTGACGAGCATCCCGCGCACGAGGACCATGCCGGATTCCCGCCCGACTGGGCCGCCACCATCGAGATCAGCTGTTCATCCTGA
- a CDS encoding N-acetyltransferase, translated as MVVAFELDGELVGTIRAVPMGKGLTLVEKLRAQAGVESGDTHARGWEMGRLAINPDYRGGPESLRGFLYLSLSYLHRISAVDNLHATCTPVLSRLYRRFGFAVVARDVPLLGTSKTYTLIHGYFNHVIGELARGEEAPRMGAALTTSRFDTIANQGAFT; from the coding sequence GTGGTGGTCGCCTTCGAACTCGATGGGGAGTTGGTGGGCACCATTCGCGCCGTTCCAATGGGGAAGGGATTGACCTTGGTCGAAAAATTGCGGGCGCAAGCTGGCGTCGAGAGCGGCGACACGCATGCGCGGGGCTGGGAGATGGGGCGTCTGGCCATCAATCCGGACTACCGCGGCGGTCCGGAATCACTGAGGGGGTTCCTGTATCTGTCGCTGTCCTACCTGCATCGCATTTCAGCGGTGGACAACCTGCATGCGACCTGCACCCCGGTGCTTTCAAGGTTGTACCGCCGCTTTGGGTTTGCGGTGGTGGCCAGGGATGTTCCGTTGCTTGGCACCTCCAAGACCTACACGCTTATTCACGGTTATTTCAATCACGTCATTGGTGAATTGGCCAGGGGAGAAGAGGCGCCCCGGATGGGGGCCGCTCTGACGACCAGCCGATTTGACACAATCGCCAACCAGGGAGCATTTACATGA
- a CDS encoding iron-containing redox enzyme family protein, with product MTASFVHTLRETVDAEWAKIKKGTFWRRVMGEPVPMALYRDLMLQVYHYSRHNSMNQAVAAFQPAPEGLLKFVYRHAAEELGHERMVIHDLKSIGMLDEADLRKDPLPATEALIGYLYAVALRYGAVARLGYSFWAEGVYGHIAEPFGKISRDLQLTSKNLTFFGSHAQADEAHIQQVTEAIENFAVKPEDQALVLKVARTTLFLTGQLIEQVADMHPSGATKP from the coding sequence ATGACAGCCTCTTTCGTTCACACCTTGCGGGAAACAGTCGACGCCGAGTGGGCGAAGATCAAGAAGGGCACCTTCTGGCGCCGTGTGATGGGCGAGCCGGTGCCCATGGCGCTCTACCGCGACCTGATGCTTCAGGTCTACCACTACTCGCGCCACAACTCGATGAACCAGGCGGTCGCGGCCTTCCAGCCGGCGCCTGAGGGATTGCTCAAGTTCGTTTACCGGCATGCGGCGGAAGAGCTGGGCCACGAGCGCATGGTGATCCATGACCTCAAGAGCATCGGAATGCTCGATGAGGCCGACCTGCGCAAGGATCCGTTGCCTGCCACCGAGGCGCTCATTGGCTACCTGTACGCTGTCGCCCTGCGCTATGGCGCGGTGGCCCGGCTGGGTTACAGCTTCTGGGCTGAAGGTGTCTATGGCCACATCGCCGAGCCCTTTGGCAAGATCAGCAGGGACTTGCAGCTGACCAGCAAGAACCTCACTTTCTTCGGTTCCCATGCCCAGGCTGACGAGGCGCACATCCAGCAGGTGACGGAGGCGATCGAGAACTTTGCAGTCAAACCGGAAGACCAGGCCCTGGTGCTGAAGGTGGCGCGCACGACCTTGTTCCTCACCGGCCAGTTGATCGAACAGGTGGCCGACATGCATCCTTCTGGCGCCACGAAGCCATGA
- a CDS encoding response regulator gives MNPLRGFFAHFSAYHSHGRPIIQYSGMIGMVAFPLFYLLRFTKADVPFNDAGLRVIAMLLCSGLALRSQWPQWLRRYFFAYAYVTFIYCMPFFFVFTSLVNGGGTVGVANTLMAAFFLVLLSDWRNSVVMLVVGCGMAVGLYMTVTPDPQFPRDYIGRLPILVLVVVGGSAFKLAQKQAEAEKIKRTYTAMAGSIAHEMRNPLSQIRHSLDSMQRALPLPTTEMQAQTISGVEVDALYRHLAQSAMAVKRGLQVISMTLDEVNEKPIDASAFSYISAAEATDKAVREYGYEDDADRARVRMHVLEDFNFRGGETAYLFVLFNLMRNALYYAALNAQGLVTVTVKRQQVVVHDNGPGIAPDLLARLFEPFASSGKSGGTGLGLVYCRRVMTAFGGRIECETVLGQYTQFTLHFPEVTATETEAHWMAVLARAREVLAGKRILVVDDDAAQRLTTRHKLLPLTAAIDEAPDGQRAVEMLSRERYDLVLLDLNMPLLDGYAVARKLRHGQIPASREARIVAYTSEPAHLASVKTHKAGMDGFISKPCAQLQLVQSLQYVMEHQPAAVAPGAEHLAGRRILVADDSPVNRKAVTAWLRHAGAAVSEVAHGQAVLDRLGQGGQWDAVVMDVRMPGMSGLDAARAIRASGQPWNGLPIVALTAGSGAPAMEAARSAGFDRFLTKPLEVGALYDALGDLIGGRPPGAATAPLAEEATEAGPLLDLQRLEGYRRIGMLEELLGDYVAELGRLADSLHESVARQDLRASIETMHSLLGISGEAGAGALYRLVRRLYVPMVEERSLPSVPGWEAQVHALAQQTQAALRAYGTHPSPVQTG, from the coding sequence ATGAACCCGTTGCGCGGGTTTTTCGCGCATTTCTCCGCCTACCACTCCCACGGCCGGCCAATCATCCAGTACAGCGGGATGATTGGCATGGTCGCGTTCCCCTTGTTTTATCTGCTGCGGTTCACCAAGGCGGACGTCCCGTTCAATGATGCCGGTTTGCGCGTGATCGCCATGCTGCTGTGCTCCGGGCTGGCGCTGCGCAGCCAATGGCCGCAGTGGCTGCGACGGTACTTCTTCGCGTATGCGTACGTCACCTTCATCTACTGCATGCCGTTTTTTTTCGTCTTCACTTCGCTGGTCAACGGCGGGGGCACCGTGGGCGTGGCCAACACGCTGATGGCCGCGTTCTTCCTGGTTCTGCTTTCCGATTGGCGCAACAGTGTCGTCATGCTGGTGGTTGGCTGTGGCATGGCCGTCGGGCTTTACATGACGGTGACACCGGACCCGCAGTTCCCGCGTGACTATATCGGCCGGCTTCCGATACTGGTGCTCGTGGTCGTGGGCGGCAGCGCTTTCAAGCTGGCCCAGAAGCAGGCGGAGGCGGAGAAGATCAAGCGTACCTACACCGCAATGGCCGGTTCCATCGCGCACGAGATGCGCAACCCTCTCAGCCAGATCAGGCACAGCCTGGACAGCATGCAGCGCGCGCTGCCCCTGCCCACCACCGAGATGCAGGCGCAAACCATCTCAGGGGTGGAGGTGGATGCGCTCTACCGTCACCTGGCGCAAAGCGCAATGGCCGTCAAGCGCGGCCTGCAGGTCATCTCGATGACGCTGGACGAGGTGAATGAGAAGCCGATCGACGCCTCCGCGTTCTCCTACATCTCCGCGGCCGAGGCCACCGACAAGGCGGTGCGCGAATACGGCTACGAGGACGACGCCGACCGCGCCCGGGTGCGGATGCACGTACTGGAAGACTTCAATTTCCGCGGCGGGGAGACGGCCTACCTCTTCGTGCTTTTCAACCTGATGCGCAATGCGCTCTACTATGCCGCGCTCAATGCTCAGGGGCTGGTCACCGTGACGGTCAAGCGCCAGCAGGTGGTGGTGCACGACAACGGACCCGGCATCGCGCCAGACCTGCTCGCCAGGTTGTTCGAGCCGTTCGCCTCATCCGGAAAGTCGGGGGGCACCGGGCTGGGCCTGGTGTATTGCCGGCGGGTGATGACGGCGTTTGGCGGGCGAATTGAATGCGAGACCGTCCTGGGCCAGTACACCCAGTTCACCCTGCATTTCCCGGAGGTGACCGCCACCGAGACCGAGGCCCACTGGATGGCGGTGCTGGCCCGTGCGCGCGAGGTGCTCGCGGGAAAGCGCATTCTGGTGGTCGACGACGATGCCGCGCAGCGCCTGACCACTCGCCACAAGCTGCTGCCACTGACAGCGGCCATCGACGAGGCGCCGGATGGTCAGCGTGCCGTGGAGATGCTGTCCCGCGAACGCTATGACCTGGTGCTGCTGGACCTGAACATGCCGCTGCTTGACGGCTACGCGGTGGCCAGGAAACTGCGTCACGGCCAGATTCCCGCGAGCCGCGAGGCGCGCATCGTGGCCTACACCAGCGAGCCGGCCCACCTGGCCAGCGTGAAGACGCACAAGGCCGGCATGGATGGCTTCATCAGCAAGCCCTGCGCCCAGCTGCAATTGGTGCAGTCCTTGCAATACGTGATGGAGCATCAGCCAGCGGCGGTGGCGCCGGGCGCCGAGCATCTGGCTGGCCGGCGCATCCTGGTCGCAGATGACAGCCCGGTCAACCGCAAGGCGGTGACGGCGTGGCTGCGCCATGCCGGCGCTGCCGTGAGCGAGGTTGCCCACGGCCAGGCGGTGCTGGACCGGCTGGGTCAGGGCGGTCAATGGGATGCGGTGGTGATGGATGTGCGGATGCCCGGGATGAGCGGCCTTGATGCGGCCCGCGCCATCCGGGCCAGCGGCCAGCCGTGGAACGGCCTACCCATTGTGGCGCTGACTGCGGGCTCGGGTGCACCGGCCATGGAGGCGGCGCGTTCGGCCGGCTTCGACCGCTTTCTCACCAAGCCCCTGGAGGTGGGCGCCCTGTATGACGCGCTGGGTGACCTGATCGGCGGCAGGCCGCCGGGCGCCGCCACGGCACCGCTGGCCGAGGAAGCGACTGAAGCCGGGCCGCTGCTGGACCTTCAGCGCCTGGAAGGTTATCGTCGCATCGGCATGCTGGAAGAACTCCTGGGCGACTATGTGGCCGAACTCGGCCGCCTCGCCGACAGCCTGCATGAGAGTGTGGCGCGCCAGGATCTGCGGGCCAGCATCGAGACCATGCATTCGCTGCTGGGCATCAGCGGTGAGGCCGGCGCGGGCGCGCTTTACCGTCTGGTGCGGCGCCTCTATGTGCCGATGGTGGAGGAACGCAGCCTGCCTTCGGTCCCTGGTTGGGAAGCCCAGGTTCATGCGCTGGCGCAGCAGACGCAGGCTGCGCTGCGCGCCTATGGCACCCACCCATCTCCCGTCCAGACAGGCTGA
- a CDS encoding hybrid sensor histidine kinase/response regulator, which produces MPPPNTFTEASHILFVDDEPLSRKAFALRFGQEFPVVTAASVGEALDVLAERGHEFAVLVTDYRMPERDGMKLLRTVLRDYRHLVRLLATAYAEKDVAIAAVNDGKVFRILEKPLDDALTREALREAVALHHAQALERAMNEGRVSALRETLGFLAHELNTPLATVRGCVNTVAARHRPPEPGAPAGLAQFTEHSPGELIAALERAERRALYCQSLVSTFVQSARDAYPGAAAQSVNGAGLVGALLDEFPFEENERSWVSSQTIEDFRLPGRRDLLYLVLCTLTKNALLALRTVQEPALRVTVGVDPADGGAGEAKRAWIRFSDNGPGIPPQVLAKLTREPVTTRAASGGNGMGLMFCQRVMQSIGGLIEIASTQGEGTVVTLYFRPAS; this is translated from the coding sequence ATGCCGCCACCCAACACTTTCACCGAAGCCAGCCACATCCTGTTCGTCGACGACGAGCCGCTTTCGCGCAAGGCATTCGCGCTGAGGTTCGGCCAGGAGTTTCCGGTGGTCACCGCCGCGAGCGTGGGTGAGGCGCTGGACGTGCTGGCCGAACGAGGTCATGAATTCGCGGTGCTGGTGACCGACTACCGCATGCCCGAGCGCGATGGCATGAAGCTGCTGCGCACCGTGCTGCGTGACTACCGCCATCTTGTGCGGCTGCTGGCAACGGCCTATGCCGAGAAGGATGTGGCGATTGCAGCGGTCAATGACGGCAAGGTGTTCCGCATTCTGGAAAAACCGCTGGACGACGCGTTGACCCGCGAGGCGTTGCGCGAGGCCGTGGCTCTGCATCACGCCCAGGCATTGGAGCGGGCCATGAACGAGGGCCGGGTATCGGCGTTGCGCGAAACGCTGGGCTTTCTGGCCCACGAACTCAACACCCCGCTGGCCACGGTGCGTGGCTGCGTGAACACGGTTGCCGCGCGCCACCGTCCGCCGGAGCCCGGCGCACCGGCTGGCCTGGCGCAGTTCACCGAACACTCACCAGGAGAGCTGATTGCAGCCCTTGAGCGGGCGGAGCGCCGGGCGCTGTACTGCCAGTCACTGGTATCGACTTTCGTCCAGTCGGCGCGCGACGCTTACCCGGGTGCCGCCGCCCAGTCGGTGAATGGCGCGGGCCTGGTGGGCGCCTTGCTGGACGAGTTTCCCTTCGAGGAGAACGAGCGCTCCTGGGTCAGCAGCCAGACGATCGAGGATTTCCGGCTTCCGGGCCGGCGGGATCTGCTGTACCTGGTGTTGTGCACGCTGACCAAGAATGCGCTGTTGGCACTGCGCACCGTGCAGGAGCCGGCATTGCGGGTCACCGTGGGTGTTGACCCGGCGGATGGCGGGGCGGGGGAGGCGAAGCGGGCCTGGATCCGTTTTTCCGACAATGGCCCCGGGATCCCGCCGCAGGTGCTGGCCAAACTGACGCGCGAGCCGGTCACCACTCGAGCGGCCAGTGGCGGCAATGGCATGGGCTTGATGTTCTGCCAGCGCGTGATGCAGTCCATTGGCGGTCTGATCGAGATTGCTTCCACGCAAGGGGAAGGCACGGTGGTGACACTCTACTTCCGTCCGGCCAGCTAG
- a CDS encoding Crp/Fnr family transcriptional regulator has translation MFADHSRPAAQFLARQPWFTQLPADMQARIEARVSLRAGRKGEVMLHAGEPVKGWYAVTAGLVTLQSQSAQGRLSVFLGAQAGDWFGEGSALKNEPRRYDVIALRDSELLCLPRAEFDELRATSLAFNQLLVAHLNLRLGQAMAMIEAERIRSPEQRVALYLGRLFWPGLRKLRLSQEELANLVGLSRQTVNRVLKQFEAQGLVSLEFGRIGIADEAALAERAGTRP, from the coding sequence ATGTTTGCCGATCACAGCCGCCCCGCCGCCCAGTTCCTGGCTCGCCAGCCCTGGTTCACCCAGTTGCCCGCGGACATGCAGGCGCGCATCGAAGCGCGGGTGTCGCTACGCGCAGGCCGCAAGGGCGAGGTGATGCTGCACGCCGGTGAACCGGTCAAGGGCTGGTACGCCGTCACGGCTGGCCTGGTCACGCTGCAGAGCCAGTCAGCCCAGGGGCGCCTGTCGGTGTTCCTCGGCGCGCAGGCCGGCGACTGGTTTGGCGAAGGGTCGGCCCTCAAGAACGAGCCGCGTCGCTACGACGTGATCGCCCTGCGCGACAGCGAGCTGCTGTGCCTGCCGCGCGCCGAGTTCGACGAGCTGCGCGCCACCAGCCTGGCGTTCAACCAGTTGCTGGTCGCCCACCTGAACCTGCGGCTGGGCCAGGCCATGGCCATGATCGAGGCTGAACGCATCCGCTCGCCCGAGCAGCGCGTGGCGCTGTACCTGGGGCGGCTGTTCTGGCCGGGCTTGCGCAAGCTGCGGCTGTCGCAGGAAGAGCTGGCGAATCTGGTGGGCCTGTCACGCCAGACGGTGAACCGGGTGCTCAAGCAGTTCGAGGCGCAGGGCCTGGTTTCACTGGAGTTTGGGCGTATCGGCATCGCGGATGAAGCCGCTCTGGCCGAACGGGCGGGCACCCGGCCTTGA
- a CDS encoding PHB depolymerase family esterase codes for MNFRHLRRLVATLLASLGLLAGLPASAGQWAFDLYANIWGAREYQTWLPSGYRAGTPLPMVLVLHGCVTDPNSTALVSRFNELADRENFIVVYPRQNVTSNPSRCWNFMLPVNQARGSGEPSILMGIVNRVKSRYSVDNARVYVTGISAGGAMTSTLAACYSEVFAAAAVHSGGMYKGGVGLVTSAESLLLGSPYDPDVRGRDAWKCAGSPRRLMPMLVFHGTSDLVVNPLNGDQTVQQFVQTNDLGDDGQDNDSARYLATSITRHSAPVPGGRSYTVATFHSSAGVVVAQKYTVEGMNHAWSGGPPVLPFSDERGPDATGISWDFFKNYRR; via the coding sequence ATGAACTTTCGCCATCTGCGACGGCTGGTCGCCACTTTGCTCGCTTCACTGGGCCTGCTGGCCGGCCTGCCCGCCTCGGCGGGCCAGTGGGCCTTTGACCTCTACGCCAACATCTGGGGGGCCCGCGAGTACCAGACCTGGCTGCCCTCAGGCTACCGCGCCGGCACGCCATTGCCCATGGTGCTGGTGCTGCACGGCTGCGTGACCGATCCCAACAGCACCGCGCTGGTCAGCCGCTTCAACGAACTGGCCGACCGTGAAAACTTCATCGTGGTCTACCCGCGCCAGAACGTGACCTCCAACCCGTCGCGCTGCTGGAACTTCATGCTCCCGGTCAACCAGGCCCGCGGCAGCGGGGAACCTTCCATTCTCATGGGGATCGTCAACCGTGTGAAGAGCCGCTACAGCGTGGACAACGCCCGGGTCTACGTCACCGGCATTTCCGCGGGTGGCGCCATGACGTCCACGCTGGCCGCGTGCTATTCGGAAGTATTCGCGGCGGCGGCCGTGCATTCGGGCGGCATGTACAAGGGCGGGGTGGGGCTGGTGACCTCGGCCGAATCCCTGCTTCTGGGCAGCCCCTACGACCCCGACGTGCGCGGCCGCGACGCCTGGAAATGCGCGGGCTCGCCACGCCGCCTCATGCCCATGCTGGTTTTCCACGGCACGTCCGACCTGGTGGTGAATCCCCTCAATGGGGACCAGACGGTGCAGCAGTTCGTGCAGACCAACGACCTGGGCGATGACGGACAGGACAACGACAGCGCGCGTTACCTGGCCACCAGCATCACTCGCCACAGCGCGCCGGTGCCGGGTGGCAGGAGCTACACCGTGGCCACCTTCCATAGCAGCGCAGGCGTGGTCGTGGCCCAGAAGTACACCGTGGAGGGCATGAACCACGCCTGGAGCGGTGGCCCGCCGGTGCTGCCTTTCAGCGACGAGCGCGGCCCGGACGCCACCGGCATCAGCTGGGACTTCTTCAAGAACTACAGGCGTTGA
- a CDS encoding carboxylesterase family protein, protein MNFPMRALRLMALMLGLAASGQALAAYNQSLTRTLDAGQIYGRADASNTQAFLGIPFAQPPVGALRWRAPQPPVPWAGARAATSLPPMCAQVGSFFGEPDPATFGQPVGNEDCLYLNVWRPNSSADNLPVFFWIHGGSNVKGSAREPLYNGAYLASKANMVVVTVQYRLGMLGFLNHPSLKTGDARDDSGNYATLDLIRGLDWVRANARAFGGNPDLVTVAGQSAGCINTWGLLQSPLAAGKFQRALCMSGIPNGYPAAVGALAAESLVDNLLVDSGRASTLAQAAAQRLAMNHAQVRDLLRGATAAQVMKFTPSPIVPGHFTDGTVIRSGGLVDLVAGNYNHVPLIIGTTHDEGSYFAYSFGMGRPSAAQYWQFANYAPAGSVSFNDLIKPEFQPIYKPTHEVITYALDLTIDNTLRLLRLTSGPNRLYRYNFNWDDTPAPWKDTFGAFHGIDVALLFGNYVTAEPNFMHFAWDAGNSASRQALSDRFIRHVATFARTGSPSQLFDGQTFWNDWTNYTCNICGYVKRMVFDNSSRMSADDYLLFWPRYQLLSQQQKDFVHGVIDFGALPANVDPLRDGLH, encoded by the coding sequence ATGAATTTTCCGATGCGGGCCCTGCGACTCATGGCCTTGATGCTGGGTCTTGCCGCCAGCGGACAGGCACTGGCCGCCTACAACCAGAGCCTGACACGCACGCTCGATGCCGGGCAGATCTACGGCCGCGCCGATGCCAGCAACACCCAGGCGTTCCTCGGCATTCCCTTTGCCCAGCCACCCGTGGGGGCCCTGCGCTGGCGCGCGCCACAGCCACCCGTCCCATGGGCTGGCGCGCGCGCGGCCACCAGCCTCCCGCCCATGTGCGCGCAGGTGGGCAGCTTCTTCGGTGAGCCGGACCCTGCCACGTTCGGGCAGCCCGTGGGAAATGAAGACTGCCTGTACCTGAACGTCTGGCGACCCAACTCAAGCGCTGACAACCTGCCGGTTTTTTTCTGGATCCACGGCGGCAGCAATGTCAAGGGATCGGCGCGCGAACCGCTGTACAACGGAGCCTACCTTGCCAGCAAGGCCAACATGGTGGTGGTCACGGTGCAGTACCGGCTGGGCATGCTCGGCTTCCTGAATCACCCGTCGCTCAAGACCGGTGATGCGCGTGACGACTCAGGCAACTACGCAACGCTGGACCTCATCCGTGGGCTCGACTGGGTGCGTGCGAACGCGCGGGCCTTCGGTGGCAACCCTGACCTTGTGACGGTGGCAGGGCAATCGGCTGGCTGCATCAATACCTGGGGCCTGTTGCAGTCGCCGCTGGCTGCGGGCAAGTTCCAGCGCGCGCTGTGCATGTCGGGTATTCCCAACGGTTACCCCGCGGCGGTGGGCGCGCTGGCCGCCGAGTCTCTGGTGGACAACCTGCTGGTGGACAGCGGCCGTGCCTCCACGCTGGCCCAGGCGGCAGCCCAGCGGCTGGCCATGAACCATGCCCAGGTTCGGGACCTGTTGCGTGGTGCCACGGCCGCGCAAGTGATGAAGTTCACGCCCAGTCCCATCGTGCCCGGTCACTTCACCGACGGCACCGTGATCCGGTCTGGCGGCCTGGTGGACCTGGTTGCCGGCAACTACAACCACGTTCCACTGATCATCGGCACCACCCATGACGAAGGTTCCTACTTCGCCTATTCTTTCGGCATGGGCAGACCCAGTGCCGCGCAGTACTGGCAGTTTGCCAACTACGCGCCAGCCGGATCAGTGTCGTTCAACGACCTGATCAAACCCGAGTTCCAGCCGATCTACAAGCCCACGCACGAAGTCATCACCTACGCGCTGGACCTGACCATTGACAACACGCTGCGCCTGCTGCGCCTGACCAGCGGGCCCAACCGGCTGTACCGCTACAACTTCAACTGGGACGACACGCCCGCGCCGTGGAAGGACACTTTCGGCGCCTTCCATGGCATTGACGTGGCATTGCTGTTCGGCAACTACGTGACCGCCGAGCCCAATTTCATGCACTTCGCCTGGGACGCGGGCAACAGCGCCAGCCGCCAGGCGCTCTCGGACCGCTTTATCCGGCACGTGGCGACCTTTGCAAGGACGGGCAGCCCGAGCCAGCTGTTCGACGGGCAGACGTTCTGGAACGACTGGACCAACTACACCTGCAACATCTGTGGCTACGTCAAGCGCATGGTGTTCGACAACAGCTCCCGCATGTCGGCGGACGACTATCTGCTGTTCTGGCCTCGCTACCAGTTGCTGTCGCAGCAGCAGAAGGATTTCGTGCATGGCGTGATTGACTTTGGCGCCTTGCCCGCCAACGTGGACCCGTTGCGCGACGGGCTGCACTGA